A region of Candidatus Edwardsbacteria bacterium DNA encodes the following proteins:
- the truB gene encoding tRNA pseudouridine(55) synthase TruB translates to MDAILNINKPPGPSSFAVVTRVRRLLNIKKAGHAGTLDPMATGVLLVLTGRATRLSQFLMGRPKEYLATIKLGIETDSCDLEGQIIRQCTVPEIARPQLLSALNEFTGDIRQIPPSFSAIKIDGQPAYKKARQGKAVDIPERQVRVDSIDLIDLTADEITIKVRCSKGTYIRSLARDIGQRLGSCGTLAALTRTAVGEFRLEQALELEGITAQDGVSMDRALAFMPEVIIDSNGYQRTKHGNNIMVKEKGEKDIYYRIKYDGQLVALGQFKGDDQLHPEIVL, encoded by the coding sequence ATGGATGCCATCCTGAATATAAATAAACCGCCGGGCCCGAGTTCTTTTGCCGTAGTAACCAGGGTCCGGCGGCTTTTGAACATCAAGAAAGCAGGGCATGCCGGGACCCTGGACCCCATGGCCACCGGAGTGCTGTTGGTGCTTACCGGCCGGGCCACCAGGCTCTCTCAGTTTTTGATGGGCCGGCCCAAGGAATATCTGGCAACTATCAAGCTGGGGATCGAGACCGACAGCTGCGATCTGGAGGGGCAGATAATTCGGCAATGCACTGTTCCGGAGATTGCTCGGCCGCAGCTTCTCTCGGCGCTGAACGAATTTACCGGTGACATCAGACAGATCCCGCCCAGTTTTTCGGCCATCAAGATCGACGGCCAGCCGGCCTATAAAAAAGCCCGGCAGGGGAAGGCGGTGGATATCCCGGAACGGCAGGTGAGGGTGGATTCTATCGACCTTATCGATCTTACGGCCGATGAGATCACCATCAAGGTCCGTTGTTCCAAGGGCACCTATATCCGTTCGCTGGCCCGGGATATCGGCCAACGCCTGGGCAGCTGCGGGACCCTGGCGGCCCTGACCCGTACCGCGGTGGGCGAATTTCGGCTGGAGCAGGCTCTGGAGTTGGAGGGCATCACGGCGCAGGACGGCGTAAGCATGGACCGGGCTCTGGCCTTCATGCCCGAGGTTATCATTGATTCCAACGGCTATCAAAGAACCAAACACGGGAATAACATCATGGTCAAAGAAAAAGGGGAAAAAGACATCTATTACCGGATCAAATATGACGGGCAATTGGTTGCGCTGGGGCAATTCAAAGGCGACGATCAATTGCACCCCGAGATCGTGCTGTAG
- the dxs gene encoding 1-deoxy-D-xylulose-5-phosphate synthase, with the protein MYLEKINSPADLKKLEIDQLSILAREIREKIIAVISRNGGHLAPSLGTVELTIALHYVLDTPRDKLVWDVGHQAYAHKILTGRRDQFDTIRTYKGLSGFPKRAESPYDNFDTGHASTSISAALGMACARDLAGENFRTVAVIGDGSLTGGLAFEGLNHAGQLKKNMLVILNDNRMAISKRVGALGQYLTKITTAPAYTSFEKNLWDLLGRLPYNLGGPSRVAFRRLRQGFKNLIVPGLTFEELGYHYEGPIDGHDVAALIDILRRIKDQPGPTFLHILTVKGKGYEPAEEDAEKYHGVGAFDPETGDSLSCKNICSYTEVFGKSLVELAKTDQKIVAITAAMPEGTGLDYFRSVFPDRFFDVGIAEQHALTFGAGLAAQGIKPVVAVYSTFLQRGYDQIIHDIALQKLPVIIAIDRAGLVGEDGPTHHGPFDLSFLRCIPNLTVMAPMDEWELASMLRTALQIKGPVAIRYPRGPGFGVSLKNPELIALGKAQIIRPGKDGALLGIGVMSTIARQAAEELAKNGLNLEVVNARFVKPLDEETITELLKRHKKIITLEENVRDGGFGSAVMELAEARGLSCQIKILSLPDEFIEAGPRNKLLEIYRLDRDGVIKAARDLFAR; encoded by the coding sequence ATGTACTTAGAAAAAATAAATTCACCGGCCGATCTTAAAAAACTGGAGATAGATCAGCTGAGCATTCTGGCCCGGGAGATAAGGGAGAAGATCATTGCCGTCATCTCCCGCAACGGCGGACATTTGGCCCCCAGCCTGGGCACGGTGGAGCTGACCATCGCCCTGCATTACGTGCTGGATACCCCACGGGACAAGCTGGTTTGGGATGTGGGCCACCAGGCCTACGCCCACAAGATCCTGACCGGACGCCGCGATCAGTTCGACACCATCAGAACCTATAAGGGCTTAAGCGGCTTCCCAAAAAGGGCCGAGAGCCCCTACGATAATTTCGATACCGGCCACGCCTCGACCTCCATTTCGGCGGCGCTGGGGATGGCCTGCGCCCGGGATCTGGCCGGGGAGAATTTCCGGACGGTGGCCGTCATCGGGGACGGCTCGCTGACCGGGGGCCTGGCCTTTGAGGGCCTTAATCATGCCGGCCAGTTGAAGAAGAACATGCTGGTCATTCTCAACGACAACCGGATGGCCATCTCCAAGCGGGTGGGGGCCCTGGGACAGTACCTGACAAAGATCACCACCGCACCGGCCTATACCAGTTTTGAGAAGAACCTGTGGGATCTTCTGGGACGGCTGCCGTATAACCTGGGAGGGCCGTCGAGGGTTGCTTTTCGGCGTCTGCGCCAGGGTTTCAAGAACCTGATCGTGCCGGGGCTGACCTTCGAGGAACTAGGATACCATTACGAGGGCCCGATAGACGGCCACGATGTAGCGGCCCTGATAGATATCCTGCGGAGGATCAAGGACCAGCCGGGCCCGACCTTTTTGCATATACTGACGGTCAAGGGCAAGGGCTACGAACCGGCCGAGGAGGATGCTGAGAAGTACCATGGGGTGGGCGCTTTCGATCCGGAGACCGGCGATTCTCTGTCCTGCAAGAACATCTGCTCCTATACCGAGGTGTTCGGCAAATCGCTGGTGGAACTGGCCAAGACAGATCAAAAAATAGTGGCCATTACCGCGGCCATGCCGGAGGGAACCGGGTTGGACTATTTCCGGAGCGTTTTCCCCGACCGCTTCTTCGATGTCGGCATCGCCGAACAGCACGCCCTGACCTTCGGGGCAGGGCTGGCGGCCCAGGGCATCAAACCGGTGGTGGCCGTCTATTCAACATTCCTACAGAGGGGATACGACCAGATCATCCACGACATAGCCCTGCAGAAGCTTCCGGTGATTATTGCCATAGACCGGGCCGGGCTGGTGGGCGAGGACGGGCCCACCCATCACGGGCCGTTCGATTTGTCGTTTCTGCGCTGTATTCCCAACCTGACGGTGATGGCTCCCATGGACGAATGGGAGCTGGCCTCCATGCTCAGGACCGCCCTGCAGATCAAGGGCCCGGTGGCCATTCGTTATCCCAGGGGGCCCGGCTTTGGGGTGAGTCTGAAAAATCCTGAATTGATCGCTTTGGGCAAAGCCCAGATCATCCGTCCGGGGAAGGACGGGGCCCTGCTGGGGATCGGCGTCATGTCCACCATAGCCCGTCAGGCGGCCGAGGAGCTGGCTAAAAACGGCCTGAACCTGGAGGTGGTGAACGCCCGGTTCGTCAAACCGCTGGATGAGGAAACGATAACCGAACTTCTAAAACGCCATAAAAAGATCATCACCCTGGAAGAGAACGTGCGGGACGGCGGTTTCGGCTCGGCGGTGATGGAGCTGGCCGAGGCCAGGGGCCTGTCCTGTCAGATTAAAATCCTGAGCCTGCCCGATGAATTCATCGAGGCCGGACCCAGGAACAAGCTTCTGGAGATCTACCGGCTGGACCGGGACGGGGTGATCAAGGCCGCCCGTGATCTCTTTGCCCGCTGA
- a CDS encoding divergent PAP2 family protein gives MLFLDLFKNRILWAVVASGLSTQVLKAFASIIWEGHINWRRTLEPGGMPSSHAASSVTLATMIGLATGFDSLLFALTAYISFVVMYDAAGVRRAVRKQAILLNRLLESQALRKRAGGEKLRELLGHTPVEVIAGGFLGLIWGLLFHYVF, from the coding sequence ATGTTGTTTTTGGATCTTTTTAAAAACAGGATATTATGGGCGGTGGTGGCCAGCGGGCTCTCCACCCAGGTATTGAAGGCCTTCGCTTCCATCATCTGGGAGGGGCATATCAACTGGCGGCGCACTTTAGAACCAGGGGGAATGCCCAGTTCACATGCCGCCTCCTCGGTTACCCTGGCTACCATGATCGGCCTGGCCACCGGGTTCGACAGCCTACTATTCGCCCTGACCGCCTATATCAGCTTCGTGGTGATGTACGACGCCGCCGGGGTCCGCCGGGCAGTGAGAAAGCAGGCCATCCTGCTCAACCGCCTGTTGGAAAGCCAGGCCCTTAGAAAGAGGGCCGGGGGCGAGAAGCTTCGGGAGTTGTTGGGCCACACCCCGGTGGAGGTCATCGCCGGCGGTTTTCTGGGCCTTATCTGGGGCCTGCTGTTTCATTATGTTTTTTAA